A genomic region of Hyalangium minutum contains the following coding sequences:
- a CDS encoding adenylate/guanylate cyclase domain-containing protein — protein sequence MMSAPALRLPPLLRLVLIGGSIVVGLFTFVYARLVCTFICSLSPPVLARTVIALSLFHIVLRELLLRFIPGSVEKSTPARRAWLLSVLSWGLTGLVGIVVHATRYPTFPAPSHLKFAVGYWLLGGGLLAQVEYLLFEHALPASPTQSPEAQLRERLGRRLIEGYVIFTTVPVVILLLTLQRFIYELQGDRQYLLEAAGLAIGFTGGALAVAMAYGRSLRRDSEQLLEAIRRVGTGDFQPGAATSRPDELSLVAAGINEMAGGLQLRERIREAFGRFVSPQVATEFIEKYAQHGKAAVLGGSRRDMVVLFSDLRDFTRLSESLSPEVLIEVLNGYFQEMVGAIQQHGGMVDKFIGDAVLATFGLTAGQGDPAVAAVSAGLEMQRRLEAYNAKLAERGVQLRAGIGIHAGEAVAGYLGSPDRLEFTVIGHTVNVASRIEGQAREPRPPLLFSEEVARRLGEAFRVQEVGTVALKGVAGEMRLLTVAGETRTVRVA from the coding sequence ATGATGTCTGCCCCAGCCCTTCGACTTCCGCCCCTCCTCCGCTTGGTGCTCATCGGGGGCTCCATCGTCGTGGGACTCTTCACCTTCGTCTATGCGCGGCTGGTCTGCACCTTCATCTGCAGCCTGTCTCCGCCGGTGCTGGCGCGCACCGTCATCGCGCTGTCGCTGTTCCACATCGTCCTGCGCGAGCTGCTGCTGCGGTTCATCCCCGGCTCGGTGGAGAAGAGCACGCCCGCGCGCCGGGCCTGGCTGTTGTCGGTGCTCTCGTGGGGGCTGACGGGGCTGGTGGGCATCGTCGTGCACGCCACGCGCTACCCCACCTTCCCCGCCCCCAGCCATCTCAAGTTCGCCGTGGGCTACTGGTTGCTCGGCGGTGGGCTGCTCGCGCAGGTGGAGTACCTCCTCTTCGAGCACGCGCTGCCGGCCAGCCCCACCCAGTCTCCCGAGGCGCAGCTGCGAGAGCGGCTCGGGCGCCGGCTGATCGAGGGCTACGTCATCTTCACCACCGTGCCCGTGGTCATCCTGCTGCTCACGCTTCAGCGGTTCATCTACGAGCTCCAGGGCGACCGGCAGTACCTCCTCGAGGCAGCGGGGCTTGCCATCGGCTTCACGGGCGGAGCGCTCGCGGTGGCCATGGCCTATGGCCGCAGCCTGCGCCGGGACTCGGAGCAGCTGCTGGAGGCGATACGCCGGGTGGGCACGGGAGACTTCCAGCCAGGAGCCGCGACGAGCCGCCCGGACGAGCTGTCCCTCGTGGCCGCCGGCATCAACGAGATGGCGGGAGGGCTCCAGCTCCGCGAGCGCATTCGCGAGGCGTTCGGCCGCTTCGTCTCGCCCCAGGTCGCCACCGAGTTCATCGAGAAGTACGCGCAGCACGGCAAGGCAGCGGTGCTCGGCGGCAGCCGGAGGGACATGGTGGTCCTCTTCAGCGACCTGCGCGACTTCACGCGGCTGTCCGAGTCCCTGTCGCCCGAGGTCCTCATCGAAGTGCTCAACGGCTACTTCCAGGAGATGGTGGGCGCCATCCAGCAACACGGCGGCATGGTGGACAAGTTCATCGGAGACGCGGTGCTCGCCACCTTTGGACTCACGGCGGGGCAGGGTGATCCGGCGGTCGCGGCCGTCTCCGCGGGGCTGGAGATGCAGCGGCGCCTGGAGGCCTACAACGCGAAGCTCGCCGAGCGCGGAGTGCAGCTGCGCGCGGGCATCGGCATCCACGCGGGCGAAGCGGTGGCGGGCTACCTGGGGAGTCCGGATCGGCTGGAGTTCACGGTCATTGGACACACCGTCAACGTGGCCTCGCGCATCGAGGGCCAGGCCCGCGAGCCCCGGCCGCCGCTGCTCTTCAGCGAGGAGGTGGCACGGCGGCTCGGTGAGGCCTTCCGCGTCCAGGAGGTAGGGACGGTGGCGCTCAAGGGGGTGGCCGGCGAGATGCGGCTGCTCACCGTGGCAGGAGAGACCCGGACGGTCCGAGTGGCGTGA